Within the Medicago truncatula cultivar Jemalong A17 chromosome 4, MtrunA17r5.0-ANR, whole genome shotgun sequence genome, the region gatattccagaacctgttagtatacaacaacctgaacctaaccaaaaacctacccaaacaaactcaccaaataaccaaactccacaaaaagcctctgaagtagtttcagaagcaactacttcagaaaccccccaacaacaagaaaactcaacccttcacaacttagaaaaacatctaggtggtgaaatgcaaccaacacccacaaaggcctctaagacagtccctggaaagactgtgttagaaaaccaacaaacagaaaccatccatgagcaaactgttcctgagcaaactgttcctgaacaagatgcttctgaacaagttgctcctgaccagcaaacaacttctgaccaacatatagcctctgaccaaacaacagaaccagaacaacaaccagagccaccaataatagacttaacctctgaccaaccttccacatcaaatacaactcaatctgaaccttcaaccatccctgacAGTATCCTTGAgactgagtatatagaggaacagctgatcagacttagtgatgagattcaggcactgattcttcgcagaacagttcctgtacctcctattcactattatgatcagtggatggatctggaGAAGAGCTTTGTTGATCTGATGAGTCAGCTCAGAAcaaaatgtgtgtcatctcactctgctatgctgaagaagctattggatgatatgcatgaagcagctaaggagaaagagctgaattttgtgcctctgctggacatctcTCCttactatccagaagaagagtacatcacaagggctgcaagaattcatgctgggcataaaaggaaattaagggaaaaggatgagctacttcagaagaaagatgatcagatcaagtatctcttagaacagttgtataagcaagcccaaccttagttgcacacccaacactagcttgttttttacttttgttcttagtagctttgtctttgtatcttaacctttctttatatatattatcattgtttctggatcttgtgctttttcaccttcaatatgttttgctctgaaatactattttttttaaggtttatatgtttatatgctctgctactctttcttttgtttttattctttttgttgatgacaaaagggggagtaaatgtatagtatttttaaggcactgagccccactataaccacttctaatttttttttttaaatacttctgatctgatttttatgagtattttattgaaatttaattaataagaatagaactcagggggagcttacaaacctcaccttaaagatctattagactcagggggagcttacaaacctctattccagtggtcaacttattaattagatcaacaacaattgaacattttaaatactattgtttgtcatcatcaaaaagggggagattgttggaacaaaatgtgtttcacaatgaaccttattaagttttgatgataacaaggtattaaaaattgtcaattggttattactaataattgttcaagtgtacatgaccaaaggctactcaagttatttcaataggtcttggaagaacaatggaatgtaaaagaaattctgagcatctgaaaaaaactgctcctgaagctgaagtgcttctgaagtaatgacgtcatcagaagcagaaggtcttcagaagcaaaagttttcatcataagcaatatcttcaccagaagctacgtttgatcctttaatcaaactgaagattcaaagtagctgattctcaattcagtcttatccaagaagaacgaagaattgaaagggaggtatcaacggatatatggatagcactgagcacttgtctctcgttaatagagttgacaaagtacaagtgtacaaccactacctccactactctgttttctgtctacgctacaagacaaaacaacagccatgcctgcagaatttgtacactcaagatgggaatgaatttgaagcttattcttcaaaggactacacccaaatcaggcaaaggatcactggtggataatcaaaggatttcaaacgactctttagacgtgctgattatctcaacgtctctttcacgcctctatataaaggagtgaagacttgaagattaaatagagagatacataagttcaaaagcgccaaaactctgtcaatttgattctacaaagcacactgaatttctgcactgatttgatacatcttagaaattcaaagtctagagtcttttctgtattgtattgtgaacaccactgattgtatatcaagtgttcaattcaaactcaattctccgtatttttgtttgattagaagtctcttgcctgcgtgcttgagcattagaagtctcttgcttagtgcttgagcattggaagactcttgcgtgtgtgcttgagcatttttgtgaagtctcatacttagaaagtattgagcagttgtaatctttgtgattatagtgaaatctccttggaagtgcaaggggaactggactacttccgtgttgtggaaggaaccaggataactgcttgtgtctttgtctttcttttctctgctctgttcttttccgctgcaatctgactctgatcatttcatcagaagcaatcaaactgcttctgaagttttatcagaagaagtattttttaagagaaaaagaaaacacaattcaacccccccttcttgtgtttttcaccttcaagcagcccccatatatatatatatatatatatatatatatatatatatatatatatgtgaggacatatcacatgagaatgaCTTCTATATGtgagaatgatgagaataaattgaaaccattagattaaaaagtAAGGGCTCAGCTTAAAACGTGTGCATTTGCCAATCATGTGACCAAATCTCCCTCAATTCCCTTCAGACTTTTCATTTCATGCGTTaactcctcttcttcttccttacCATCTAAGGCTgtcgttttttttctttttttgaagaagctaaactaacccacctaaattggcattggggagaatcgaacctgagacctcgaggaggagcacactccaagatcccaaaccAATACCACTAGACCTCGAGGCTGCCGTTTCTTCTTTCCCCTCACCGTCCATGATATATTCCGGCGACCAAATCCTCCCTTACCTAAAGCCCGCGGTCGTCACCTTCCACCGCCGATTCACAGTCAGAAACTCGCTGTTGCCGCTTTCTTGCAGACGTTCGCGGTCAGAAAACCCTGTAAAAGAAATCATTCCAGATCCAATTTCAAACAGGTGTCTTTGTTCTTCACAATCTCTCAATTGATCTCAAcccatttgaaaaataaaaacatttcatTTCTGAATCTAATTTCACTAGTGTAACTCACgtattttaatttggtcaaaataaaagaattccTAAAGCTTTCTTCcaataaattaattacaattttatgtcttttttaattgaaaaggaACGAACAATCAAATTTTATGCCATTTGGATCTGTTGACTATGTTAATGGTGGTGAAGAAGCTAAACGACGGCGGCTGGAAATGAGAAAATTGGGGAAGATGaacaaatgaatgaattgatgaGAATTGATAGAATAGGTTAAGACACATGTGAGCCTTTTAATCTGAAGGTTGATAAGTGTTCTTACTATTCTCATATAATTAACTCATTCTCACTAGatatgccctatatatatatatataatccggtcactattataaggaaaaatcaactttttaaattcatttaataaacaatgtatttaatctatattattagatgagggttagagagaaggtAGAGCTCATCTCTCTCTACACATGCCTTATTTTGACCTAATTTTAGTATTCCATCCGACATTGATTAATTATGCTTGTTTTGgaacattttttgaaatttatgtaTACATATtgaaatttggaaagaaaaaaaagtattacttcctccgtttctttttaattgtcacttttagagaaattttttgtttctatttaactgtcactttcaaagttcaatgcaacattaaatgttgttttaccaatattacccTTGgatatttattgcggagagagaaacgtatgaaatgaaatattaaattaataaggtcattatagtaaaagtaaaaacaattgtatcaaaagtacTACCATTTATTGAccgtcttggtttgtgtaaaaaatcaaaatatgacaattaaaaaggaacggaggtagtatttgaATATCAAAATACAACCCTGTATGTATTTATGATCTTCCATCTtactactttttatttttctcattttgtaTTATTACACAAAAATTTACCATTTGCCccctaaaaaaattaccaaTAGTTTTTACCTAAAAGGGGACTTTTTTatggtttaatatttttatggacTATGTAAATTGTAAGATATCTTTAATATGAATTAGGTCCAATGATATGCTTGAATGGACTACTACCTACTCAATTAATATTTGTTGGTCTATTTTTAGCTTTTAAGAGGTTTGTGTTAGATAATGCAATTCTTTGCATTTGAGTTACAAATCAACACTATTTGAAAATAACGATATACGATTTAAGTATATTTTTGTAATCTAAGAAAAATGCTTATATGGACACAACTATTTAGACACACtattattgttttaaaatatccattatttgattctttttctctttctacatttttttaaatatgtttgtgcGTCTAATTAGTGAGATTAAATAGTTGGAACTATACAAGACTTCCTCCATAATCTAGTACATCTGATATATGAATACTTAAACAAAGCTAGTCCTATTACTTATAggaaaacataaacataaaaagaaagGTAAAGCTAGCCCTATTAGCTATCGGACTTATCTGGTTTAGGACAATAATGAGAATGGAATCGATTATAAAAACGCCATAATGTTCGTGTTTTGACAAATGAAGGCAAACTTACATGATTGTATCCTAATTGGGAAAATTTATAGTTAATGCTAATGTGTGACTCCCCTATATACTACTATAATTATTGTTTGAAAATTCGAATATGGTAACTCTAAGACTGTTCCACATTGCTCTAAAATAGAAGAACTAAGCATAGATATGGTGACTTAGTTGAATGTCATAGATAACTATAGACATTAACCTAGTTAGACTAAtcgagaattttttttattttacatcattaattaattttaagatGTTAGTATCACTACACGAGtgcttttttttgttgaatttataaGAGTTAATTAGTTGatgtgacatataataaaatttgatttgtaataataaaaaaatatatttttttatttgtaataataatttttgatATATTCAGACGGGCGGGAATATCAGTGAAGAAGGAGGCACCTGTGAACTTCCTGACTGACCCACTAGATAGAAGATCAACACTAAGGCCTACGAATGTTATGGTGTACGAATGGGTAGGTGGAAAACATGCTTGTGTAGACTTGACTGAGGTTTCGCCACTTGTGGGATTAAGTGTCAAACCTTTTACCATAGGACAGACAACCCTAAAAGTTGCGTCAAGTAAAGTGGTCAAACATGAGAAAGCGtgttctgacaatcaacatgcttttatacCATTGCTTTTGACACTTTCGATTTCCTAGCACCTGAGGCTGttctacatagagttcaaaaggtCATGCATAACAATGTCATATATCCTAGGTCTATGAATGTTGTGTTCATGAGGATTGATTTTGCCATCCAAAAAGGTCTAGCGACGCAGCTTGTTGCCCGCTTGCCTTCTATTCAAGTGTAAATAatggtttatatatatttaaatatttgtttggatttttcaaaatataactaatttatctttttttaccATAAcgaaaaatcacattttttataaaagaaatcaattaaaaaataattataaaataaactattaaaaaCAACTTCTtatttgaatcaattttttggttttcattttttttaaatctataacAAACCGATAAAGCCTTTTAAAACCAATTATTGTAAGAAAAACGTTTTATTTTTCACATAGAAACTTGTAATAAACATGCCTAACATTATAGCATATCTTTGATAATTTGTATAATCTATTATGAAAgtggaaaaataatattaaactaTAAATGAAAAGAGTATAAATATGAAAGAGTATATTTAGTCCATCTAAATATACTAAAAGTATGATTTTAGTCTTTCTAGAATATTCCTTAGTCTTTTGATCCATCTAAAAACTTTTATCTATAAAATTAGTCCATGTTCTTAATGTAGAGCAAAGATTAATTTTATAGATGAAAATTTTTAGAGGAACATAAAACCTCATAAATATTTTAGGAAGACTAAAATCAAAGTTAGTATATTTAGAGagattatttacttatttaactctAAAAACTAATATGGCCCATAAAATGTCTACTCAGATCACCATATATACCCACTCCATCTCTTCCTTCAATCTCTCCTCCTTCTATTACCTTTCACATTTTTCACCTCCATTTTTCTTGGCtttattatttactatttaaaagaaaaaccaaaccaCTCAATCTCATTATTCATCAACACACACACAAGAAAATGTCTACTAGTGGTAGCAATTTTCATGGCAAGAATTTGGAGCAagaaacatcatcaacaaccatTTCAGTAGCGACACTTAGTCGCTACGAATCACAAAAGAGAAGAGATTGGAACACTTTTGGTCAATACTTGAACAACATGAGACCACCAGTTCCACTTTCACAGTGCAATAGCAACCATGTTTTGGATTTCCTTCGTTACTTAGACCAATTTGGAAAAACTAAGGTTCATGTACAAGGTTGTATGTTTTATGGACAACCAGAACCACCTGCACCTTGTACTTGTCCTCTTAGACAAGCTTGGGGAAGCTTAGATGCTCTTATTGGAAGATTAAGGGCTGCTTATGAAGAAAATGGTGGGTCTCCTGATACTAATCCTTTTGCTAGTGGTTCCATTCGTGTCTACCTTAGGGAGATTAGAGAGTCTCAAGCTAAGGCTAGAGGTATACcttataagaagaaaaagaaaagcacAAGTCAAAGCAAGGGAAGTGAAGAATCCAGCTCCAGTAATATTCAATTTTCTTGAATATTCCTTTGTCTATGGTAATGGTTAATTTTGAGGTTATCAATTTTTACTATTATAATGACTAAAGTCTTAATTAGTTTGCTTAGTTATTAGTCTTCTGTTCACTgttataagcaaatttttttttttttttagatttactAAGTGAGTGATATATGTGACCATTAATATATACCTcatatatcatttattcaatgaatctaaaaattagttttttatcaaaaattagCTTGCTTAATTACTTTGGAAGATAACTCGTTATGGCAAGCATCAAGTTctgctgtttttttttgttgctaataCAATAGAAGTAtgttttcaattaatattatgtgtcttgaaatattaattgataaaCCATAGGTGCTTTTGGTTTGTAAAACAGTAAGTATTGGACAAAACAGTACAATTAAGAACATTACAATACAAGGTATAATAGCATATGACAAATTTTTATAGCATTGAATAATTTcttgttttatatgatttttgggggatgaaatgatattttggtgttttaGACAACTTATATGTGAGGCAAAatgttgtgttgtggtttggtgagagacagaaatttcagtttttgtcCCGTCTCTTGCCTCCAATTTGTTCtgtccctgaaacagttttataaATCAAACACTGAATAACTGGAGTTGTTCTGTCTTATccttattttttaacaaatcaaacacaccttatatattttaattatgaataGAAGAGGTGATAAACCCAAATCCAGACccagaaacaaaaataaaaactactgcaatattttttttcaaaggcaAACAAAATTGTATTCGATAGAGTAAAAGATAAGCACAAGTGGTATTAAGCTCATACGGTTATAGGTAATAAGGGTAGTGATCTACTCACCAAAAAATCCCCAAAACACCTACATAAACAACCGAGAAGATTGGAGTGCAACttgactttttttcttcttctccaaaaATCAACTCACTAATACATTCAATGACTCTCTTTTGTCTTTGCAATGAACCATTTACTTCCAAAAAATAACCTTAATATTTTCAACTAAATCGAACAATACAAGAgagttgatttaaaaatataatgtcaTTTATGGCAGATCTGAGTGGCAAGTTAGAAACAAAACCCTAATTAACGTTGgaacaaaaactttttttatggtatatcgattgaataaattattattttcacgTTTACTAATTTCTCCTAATTTTGGCCTTTTATAAACTAAGCAgatttcctcaaaaaaataaactaaactaAGCAGATTTTGTCCCATGAATGTTTAAGTGAGGTATCAGACATTCCCCATTTATTTTACGGATGTCAGACATTCCCTTGTAACTAAGCATCAAAATACTAGTATTAAAGGTCCGAAAAAACATGCGACTAATTAAGGTTTATGTTCCAAATGAAACATCTAATATGAAATTTGTTATATGTAATGcaagcctattttttttttttttttttaacattgcaAGCCTATTgtaaccacatttttttttcctttgtccGAACTTTAACCCAAAATCTTAAACTTCTTATTCCTCAAGTCAAATCGGTTGAACTATCTACCTCCTCTAATACACAATTTCAATATTCTTAGTTTCAAATATACTAGTAcgtaaaaatcaattaaaaaaagtagttatattataccaaaaaaattgGTATAGTCTCATATAATGTTCCAAAAGtaataacaaatattatatttttcaaaatgcaCTTCATATATAGCTAGGAACTTGTCCCATGAGAATAAGAGAGTTGTTGAAAAATTATATCTAAATCAATTGAAGGGAaattaaagaataataaaagtagttaaattttcattatatttaaagttaaataagtttagtctttataaatatCTACAAACAAATCATTGAGTTTTGGTCTTTAGAACTTGTCCCATGACTTTTGACCC harbors:
- the LOC11408456 gene encoding protein LIGHT-DEPENDENT SHORT HYPOCOTYLS 10, with product MSTSGSNFHGKNLEQETSSTTISVATLSRYESQKRRDWNTFGQYLNNMRPPVPLSQCNSNHVLDFLRYLDQFGKTKVHVQGCMFYGQPEPPAPCTCPLRQAWGSLDALIGRLRAAYEENGGSPDTNPFASGSIRVYLREIRESQAKARGIPYKKKKKSTSQSKGSEESSSSNIQFS